One Thermodesulfobacteriota bacterium genomic window carries:
- the amrA gene encoding AmmeMemoRadiSam system protein A produces MSKLTDEDRRSLLKLARTTIEAEIDAGSKIVRPEKTSSGLKEKRGCFVTLHKDGILRGCIGTIEPVRSLVFNVEENALNAAFHDPRFPEVEMNELPDIDIEISVLTAPRQVDFKDGDDLKNKLKPKIHGVILSRGWQSATFLPQVWDQLPDREDFLGHLCQKGGMERECWKDRETTVKVYTAEYFSES; encoded by the coding sequence ATGTCTAAGCTGACGGATGAAGATAGAAGAAGCCTGCTTAAACTGGCTCGAACCACCATAGAGGCGGAGATTGATGCCGGTTCAAAGATAGTGCGGCCGGAGAAGACCTCTTCCGGTTTAAAGGAAAAGAGGGGATGTTTTGTCACCCTCCATAAAGACGGAATTCTCAGGGGGTGTATCGGCACCATAGAGCCTGTTCGATCCCTGGTGTTCAATGTTGAGGAAAACGCATTGAATGCAGCATTTCACGATCCACGGTTTCCGGAGGTGGAAATGAATGAACTGCCGGATATAGATATCGAAATCAGCGTGCTGACTGCTCCTCGACAAGTTGATTTTAAAGATGGTGACGATTTAAAAAACAAGCTTAAACCAAAAATCCACGGAGTCATACTTTCCCGAGGTTGGCAAAGTGCCACATTTCTTCCGCAGGTCTGGGATCAACTTCCTGACAGAGAAGATTTCCTGGGGCACCTCTGTCAGAAAGGAGGTATGGAAAGGGAATGCTGGAAGGACAGGGAAACAACGGTTAAGG
- a CDS encoding SurA N-terminal domain-containing protein has product MLDLIRKKAGSWMVKAIIFLIAVVFVFWGVNIRDKAKGTIASVNDEPITLDEYNRTYDNLKEQVRRRFGDRLNDEMIASLGLRKQALNQLVEKKLMLMEAKRLNFRVTDEELKAAIRNIDAFQTDGVFDSRRYNRILSSVRLTPETFEVEQKEAMLTEKLRAFITGNVKVSEQEAREYFEYQDASVDIDFVLFATERYKNVRPTDDEIKAYFEKHKETYKTEVRLKAKYLHFNPDSFKPEVKIDNDELLDYYETNQSEFYTPKTVEASHILIKVAKDADAQTVEKAKKRALEIMKMAREGKNFSDLAKKYSEGPTRFKGGSLGAFKKEAMVKPFSDKAFSMKSGEISEPVRTRFGWHIIKVDKINQEFTVSFDKARLKIKEKLLTQKAGNLAYDKADEVYEASDEGDDLKKLADLQNFTLHTTDFFTKKNPVKGVADSAKFTEAAFNMELREISDIQDLTDGFYIIQVIEKIDEKIPPLEDVKQEVKVVLTDKKREEKARADAKQLLAALKAGGGIESLEGESVKSGLKMETTGFFKRNGSIKNIGFENEIAKSAFLLSNKKKFPDDVIKGKKGYYVIRFKNRKKPPVKEFAEKKKSVVERLLQQKKYQTFNAWVTQLEGQSEISIEDGFLD; this is encoded by the coding sequence ATGCTCGATTTAATTAGGAAAAAAGCCGGTAGCTGGATGGTAAAAGCGATTATATTTCTAATTGCCGTTGTGTTTGTATTCTGGGGAGTTAATATTCGTGACAAAGCCAAAGGCACCATTGCCAGTGTCAATGATGAGCCGATTACACTGGATGAATACAACCGAACCTACGACAATCTTAAGGAACAGGTCAGGAGAAGATTTGGGGACAGGTTGAACGACGAGATGATCGCAAGCCTGGGATTAAGAAAACAGGCCCTAAACCAACTGGTAGAAAAAAAGTTAATGCTGATGGAAGCCAAAAGGCTGAATTTCAGGGTGACTGATGAGGAACTCAAAGCAGCCATCAGAAACATTGACGCGTTTCAGACAGACGGGGTGTTTGATAGTCGCAGGTATAATAGAATTTTAAGCAGCGTCCGGCTCACTCCTGAAACATTTGAAGTTGAACAGAAAGAGGCCATGTTAACCGAAAAACTCAGGGCATTTATCACGGGAAATGTGAAGGTGTCCGAACAGGAAGCTAGGGAATATTTTGAATACCAGGACGCCTCTGTTGATATTGATTTCGTTCTTTTTGCAACTGAAAGGTATAAAAATGTCAGACCGACCGATGATGAAATAAAGGCATATTTTGAAAAACACAAAGAGACTTATAAAACGGAAGTCAGGTTGAAAGCGAAGTATTTGCACTTTAATCCGGATTCGTTCAAGCCGGAGGTAAAAATTGATAACGACGAGTTGCTGGACTATTACGAAACAAATCAGAGTGAATTTTACACTCCGAAAACGGTTGAGGCCAGTCACATTTTGATAAAGGTCGCCAAAGATGCCGATGCCCAGACGGTAGAAAAGGCAAAAAAGAGAGCACTTGAAATCATGAAGATGGCCAGGGAAGGAAAAAATTTTTCAGACCTGGCAAAAAAATATTCCGAAGGCCCGACAAGGTTTAAAGGGGGATCCCTGGGTGCATTCAAAAAGGAAGCCATGGTAAAACCATTTTCGGACAAGGCGTTTTCCATGAAATCCGGAGAGATCAGCGAGCCGGTACGTACCCGGTTCGGCTGGCATATTATCAAGGTGGATAAAATAAACCAAGAATTTACCGTATCTTTTGACAAAGCCAGGCTTAAAATTAAGGAAAAACTGCTGACTCAGAAAGCCGGTAACCTGGCATATGATAAGGCAGATGAAGTTTATGAGGCATCCGATGAGGGAGACGATTTGAAAAAACTTGCTGATTTGCAAAATTTCACCTTACATACAACGGATTTTTTTACTAAAAAGAATCCGGTGAAAGGTGTTGCAGACAGCGCTAAATTTACCGAAGCAGCGTTTAATATGGAGCTTAGGGAAATCAGCGATATTCAGGATTTAACAGACGGGTTTTATATCATCCAGGTGATTGAAAAAATTGATGAAAAGATTCCTCCTTTAGAAGATGTAAAACAAGAAGTAAAGGTGGTCCTGACAGATAAAAAACGGGAAGAAAAGGCCAGGGCAGACGCAAAACAATTACTGGCTGCACTCAAGGCCGGTGGGGGAATAGAATCTCTGGAAGGAGAAAGTGTCAAATCCGGTTTAAAAATGGAGACCACCGGTTTTTTTAAAAGAAATGGTTCAATTAAAAATATCGGATTTGAAAACGAAATTGCAAAATCAGCCTTTTTGCTTTCAAATAAAAAGAAATTTCCCGATGACGTGATAAAAGGGAAAAAAGGATATTATGTGATCAGATTTAAAAATAGGAAAAAGCCGCCTGTGAAAGAATTCGCAGAGAAAAAGAAGAGTGTTGTGGAAAGACTGCTGCAACAGAAAAAATATCAAACATTTAATGCATGGGTGACACAGTTGGAAGGCCAAAGTGAAATTTCAATTGAGGACGGCTTTTTAGATTAA
- a CDS encoding cytoplasmic protein, with the protein MFKEFDATELYCPKCKRAVPVRKRLLLVLPEGDKYEYLCAICLEPIGSKIDKKKQEIRLII; encoded by the coding sequence ATGTTTAAAGAGTTCGATGCCACCGAGCTGTATTGTCCTAAATGTAAACGGGCGGTTCCGGTGAGAAAGCGCCTTCTTTTGGTCTTGCCTGAGGGTGACAAGTACGAATACCTGTGTGCCATTTGCCTGGAACCTATCGGGTCAAAGATTGACAAGAAAAAACAGGAGATCCGGTTAATTATTTAA
- a CDS encoding GerMN domain-containing protein encodes MKKKRLIYILVLSILVGSFGSAFFFVISVIASGPDTVTTPEKEKYTQGTIVHLYFANKENSFLMAEKRVLVQSDNPAQRGKLIIESLIKGPKEGLMRTIPLGSTLRTFFVTKDKTAYADFSPIISEKHPGGCKAEIITIYSIVNSLILNVPEIDTVKILIGGREALTLAGHIDLRFPLKADMLLVR; translated from the coding sequence ATGAAAAAGAAACGCCTTATTTATATTTTAGTACTTTCCATACTGGTGGGCAGCTTTGGATCCGCGTTTTTTTTTGTTATATCGGTGATAGCATCCGGACCTGATACAGTGACCACCCCGGAAAAGGAAAAATATACTCAAGGGACGATTGTTCACTTGTATTTTGCCAATAAGGAAAACTCCTTTCTGATGGCAGAAAAAAGAGTGCTGGTACAATCTGATAATCCGGCACAAAGGGGAAAACTGATCATTGAGTCCCTTATCAAAGGGCCGAAGGAAGGACTCATGCGAACCATCCCTTTGGGTAGCACCTTACGGACGTTTTTTGTCACCAAAGATAAAACAGCCTATGCCGATTTTTCACCGATCATCAGTGAGAAACATCCGGGTGGATGCAAAGCGGAAATCATCACCATATATTCAATTGTGAATTCATTAATATTAAATGTCCCCGAAATAGATACCGTAAAAATACTCATTGGCGGACGTGAAGCTTTGACCCTTGCAGGTCATATTGATTTGCGTTTTCCATTAAAAGCTGACATGCTTCTGGTGAGATGA
- the fusA gene encoding elongation factor G, whose protein sequence is MKKAHKIKDIRNIGIIAHIDAGKTTVTERILYYTGRSHKIGEVHDGEAVMDWMPDEQERGITITSAVTTCQWKGNEIHIIDTPGHVDFTIEVERSLRVLDGAIGVFCAVGGVEPQSETVWHQADKYLVPKIAFINKLDRVGADFFGTVEMMVDRLNANPLILQLPVGSEDHFSGIIDLVEMKQIIWDEETLGATYRTESIQPDLLDRANQYREKLIETIAEHNDDIMEDYLAEKPVDAQSLYDAIRKATIDLKLVPILCGSALKNKGIQPLIDSIVRFLPSPIDIPPVKGTDPETGKVRECEAKDTKPLSALIFKVSMIEGRKLSYVRVYSGKMKAGGEVYNPTLKKKEKLSRILEMHANKRERVDSTAAGNIVGVVGLKNSSTGDTLCSIDHPVLLEKIEFYEPVISVAVEPKTHSDQEKLDQVLEKYMVEDPTLRVREDKDTGQTILSGMGELHLEIIISRMLREFNTSVNVGKPQVVYRESIEKEIKACSTFDKEVAGHHHFGEVELKLKPLARGTGNRFLSNITPETIPDAFVPAIEKGVMESFESGALMGYPVVDVEAVLTGGSYRESVGTELAFTVSASMACKEALANGNPYLLDPIMNVEVLVPESYMGDVIGDLNSRNGKIEAITAKMNTQEIKATVPLARMFGYSTALRSATQGRGTFTMMFSHFDRS, encoded by the coding sequence ATGAAAAAAGCACACAAAATAAAAGATATCCGCAATATCGGTATCATCGCCCATATTGATGCCGGGAAAACCACCGTAACCGAGCGGATCCTATACTATACCGGTCGCTCCCATAAGATAGGCGAGGTTCATGACGGTGAAGCCGTAATGGACTGGATGCCTGACGAGCAGGAACGCGGCATTACCATCACGTCTGCGGTAACCACCTGCCAGTGGAAGGGAAATGAAATCCATATTATCGATACCCCGGGGCATGTCGATTTTACCATAGAGGTGGAGCGCTCATTGAGAGTCCTCGATGGAGCCATCGGTGTCTTTTGTGCGGTGGGAGGCGTTGAACCCCAGTCGGAAACGGTCTGGCACCAGGCTGATAAATATCTTGTCCCTAAAATCGCCTTTATCAACAAGCTTGACAGGGTGGGTGCAGATTTTTTCGGCACTGTTGAAATGATGGTAGACAGACTCAATGCAAACCCTTTAATTTTACAACTTCCGGTTGGTTCTGAAGATCATTTTTCCGGTATCATCGATCTGGTGGAAATGAAACAAATCATATGGGATGAAGAAACCCTTGGTGCCACCTATAGAACCGAAAGTATACAACCGGATCTTCTCGATCGTGCAAACCAATATCGCGAAAAGCTGATCGAAACAATCGCAGAACATAATGATGATATTATGGAGGACTACCTGGCGGAAAAACCGGTGGACGCACAAAGCCTTTATGATGCAATCCGAAAGGCAACCATCGATTTAAAACTGGTTCCCATATTATGCGGATCCGCTCTAAAAAACAAAGGAATCCAACCGCTCATCGACTCGATCGTCCGCTTTCTCCCGAGTCCTATCGACATTCCACCGGTAAAAGGAACGGACCCTGAAACAGGAAAAGTCCGTGAATGTGAAGCAAAAGATACCAAGCCCCTGTCAGCACTTATCTTCAAAGTCTCTATGATAGAAGGAAGAAAGCTTTCTTACGTGAGGGTCTATAGCGGAAAAATGAAGGCCGGTGGAGAGGTTTACAACCCCACCCTTAAGAAAAAGGAAAAGCTTTCCCGCATACTGGAGATGCATGCCAATAAAAGGGAAAGAGTCGATAGTACAGCAGCGGGAAATATTGTCGGGGTGGTCGGGTTAAAGAATTCTTCAACCGGTGATACGCTTTGCTCAATTGACCATCCGGTTTTGCTGGAAAAGATAGAGTTTTATGAGCCGGTCATTTCGGTTGCGGTTGAACCTAAAACCCACAGTGATCAGGAAAAGCTGGATCAGGTTCTGGAAAAATATATGGTGGAAGACCCCACCCTGAGGGTTCGGGAAGATAAAGATACCGGGCAGACGATTTTGTCGGGCATGGGAGAGCTTCATCTTGAAATTATAATCAGCCGTATGTTGCGCGAGTTTAACACCAGCGTGAATGTGGGGAAACCACAGGTTGTTTACCGGGAAAGCATTGAGAAAGAAATCAAAGCCTGTTCAACATTCGACAAAGAAGTTGCCGGACATCATCATTTTGGAGAAGTTGAATTAAAACTCAAACCTCTGGCCCGGGGTACCGGCAACAGGTTTTTATCGAATATTACACCGGAAACCATACCTGACGCGTTTGTGCCTGCAATTGAAAAGGGCGTCATGGAGTCTTTCGAAAGCGGTGCATTGATGGGATATCCTGTGGTTGATGTGGAGGCTGTTCTTACAGGAGGATCGTACCGAGAATCTGTTGGCACTGAGCTGGCTTTTACCGTAAGTGCATCCATGGCATGTAAGGAGGCTCTGGCAAACGGCAACCCCTATCTTCTTGATCCCATTATGAATGTTGAAGTGCTTGTTCCCGAATCTTATATGGGGGATGTGATCGGTGATTTAAATTCCAGAAACGGAAAAATTGAAGCCATCACAGCCAAAATGAACACCCAGGAGATAAAGGCCACCGTACCACTTGCTCGCATGTTTGGCTATTCAACCGCCTTAAGGTCGGCCACCCAGGGCCGAGGCACATTTACCATGATGTTTTCTCACTTTGATCGCAGTTGA
- a CDS encoding M48 family metalloprotease, with translation MKFVTKLLLLSLFFLFVTGFFMPKAALSITAAEEEELSREFMRVVLKNLELVEDPAIVNYVNKVGAKIVSILSPQPFTYRFYVIKDDVFNAFATPAGHIFIYSGLMAAMENEEELAGILGHEIAHVLCRHISQKIDRSKKISIATLAGIAAGIFLGAEGAGEVGSAVIVGSMAAGQSMALAYSREDERQADQIGLNHLTKAGYSGYGLLTMLAKIRSKQWFGTEQIPPYLTTHPAPEERLAYIDTWLEKNGKKQFSKTDSAEFKKINTRLVALYSDEALALRKYKNAVSKNPQNSMANYGYGLVLARMGNRKDAAAYIKKALEKEAFNPTFLVALGRIYFLDGQYQKALTMLESAVSIAPDDPEGLFYIGRSQMELGRFKDAESTLRMLTKKHPGYKPGFYFLGNTYGKQHKLADAHYTLGIYYTKKRENKNAVIQFEKALEKTTDPHRRQEIKNLLKKVSKRYAQERKKEAKAN, from the coding sequence ATGAAATTTGTCACCAAATTATTATTGCTTTCCCTGTTTTTTTTGTTTGTCACCGGGTTTTTTATGCCAAAAGCGGCTTTAAGTATAACGGCTGCCGAGGAAGAAGAACTTTCCCGAGAGTTCATGAGGGTTGTTCTAAAGAATTTAGAGCTTGTGGAAGATCCTGCTATTGTCAATTATGTGAATAAGGTGGGGGCGAAAATTGTCTCGATTCTTTCCCCCCAGCCATTTACCTACCGTTTTTATGTGATTAAGGATGATGTATTTAACGCTTTTGCCACACCGGCCGGCCACATTTTTATATACAGCGGGCTGATGGCGGCAATGGAAAACGAAGAGGAACTTGCAGGTATCCTGGGTCATGAAATCGCACATGTCTTATGCCGTCATATTTCACAGAAGATAGATAGATCCAAAAAGATTTCCATTGCAACTTTAGCCGGTATTGCTGCAGGAATATTCCTTGGCGCAGAAGGGGCTGGAGAAGTCGGCAGTGCCGTAATAGTGGGATCGATGGCCGCCGGTCAATCCATGGCACTGGCATACAGTCGTGAAGACGAGAGGCAGGCAGATCAGATCGGGCTTAATCATCTCACCAAAGCAGGCTACTCGGGGTATGGTTTGCTTACCATGTTAGCTAAAATTCGAAGCAAACAATGGTTTGGGACAGAACAAATTCCTCCCTACCTGACCACTCATCCCGCACCTGAGGAACGACTGGCTTATATTGATACGTGGCTGGAAAAAAACGGAAAAAAACAGTTCTCAAAGACAGATTCCGCTGAATTTAAAAAAATTAACACACGCCTGGTTGCACTCTACTCTGATGAAGCACTTGCCTTAAGGAAATATAAAAATGCGGTCAGCAAAAATCCGCAAAATTCCATGGCGAACTATGGATACGGACTGGTACTGGCAAGGATGGGAAACAGAAAAGATGCGGCGGCATATATTAAAAAAGCACTGGAAAAAGAGGCTTTTAACCCGACATTTTTAGTTGCTCTGGGGCGGATCTATTTTCTTGACGGGCAGTATCAAAAAGCACTCACTATGCTTGAAAGCGCTGTCAGCATTGCTCCGGACGATCCGGAAGGACTCTTTTATATTGGACGGTCCCAGATGGAACTGGGAAGATTTAAAGATGCCGAATCCACGCTAAGAATGCTTACCAAAAAACATCCAGGTTATAAGCCGGGGTTCTATTTTCTGGGGAATACCTATGGCAAGCAGCACAAGCTGGCCGATGCGCATTATACGCTCGGCATTTATTATACCAAAAAAAGAGAGAATAAAAATGCGGTGATCCAGTTTGAAAAGGCTTTAGAAAAGACGACAGATCCGCATAGAAGACAAGAGATTAAAAATCTGCTGAAAAAAGTCAGCAAAAGGTATGCGCAGGAGAGGAAAAAAGAGGCTAAAGCGAATTAA